In Candidatus Babeliales bacterium, the following proteins share a genomic window:
- the gatA gene encoding Asp-tRNA(Asn)/Glu-tRNA(Gln) amidotransferase subunit GatA, with product MNNLAFATIDELRSALEKKEISSKELLNFHLERFSKYDKTIGSSLEIFNPDSIVAESAASGKLFAIPGIIKDNICQKNRITSCGSKILQNYSAPYDATAIARLKSAGAFLVGRANCDEFAMGSSTETSAYQKTMNPWDVSRVPGGSSGGSIAAVAAGFVPWALGSETGGSVRQPAAFCGIVGFKPTYGLISRYGLVAYASSFDQIGIATRTVKDTAHVLSVIAGHDERDSTTLQQPTKDYAATLNGKIKPGMRIGIIENALYAEGVDAQVVSAIEQAVKELERLGATIKRITLPVLDYSAAVYFILSRAEAASNLSRFDGVRYGLRVQKTNLEQMYAQTREQGFGKEVKARIMIGNYVLSVGHAGEFYVNAKKVQGLMRNAFNQAFEGVDLLVAPTHPAPAFKFGAFDENKLQMDLQDYFTCAMNITGIPAISIPCGMSSENLPIGFQLIAPHNGEELMLQTAHAFEKATPWHKKHPQGFGA from the coding sequence ATGAACAATTTAGCTTTTGCAACGATTGACGAGCTTCGTTCTGCTCTCGAAAAAAAAGAAATTTCTTCAAAAGAGCTTCTTAATTTTCATCTCGAGCGATTTTCAAAATATGATAAAACTATCGGATCTTCCCTAGAAATTTTTAATCCCGATTCGATTGTGGCTGAAAGTGCGGCATCAGGAAAATTATTCGCCATACCTGGGATTATTAAAGACAATATTTGTCAAAAAAATCGTATCACTTCGTGTGGCTCTAAAATTTTGCAAAATTATTCTGCGCCGTACGATGCAACCGCCATTGCGCGTTTGAAGTCGGCAGGTGCCTTTCTTGTAGGGCGTGCAAATTGCGATGAGTTTGCTATGGGAAGCTCAACCGAAACATCAGCTTATCAAAAAACCATGAATCCATGGGATGTTTCTCGTGTTCCAGGTGGTTCCAGTGGTGGATCAATAGCGGCAGTTGCAGCGGGATTTGTTCCTTGGGCGTTAGGATCTGAGACGGGCGGTTCGGTGCGCCAACCGGCTGCGTTTTGCGGCATTGTTGGATTTAAGCCGACTTACGGATTAATCTCGCGCTACGGGCTTGTTGCTTATGCATCATCATTTGATCAAATTGGTATCGCTACGCGCACCGTTAAAGATACGGCTCATGTGCTTTCAGTAATTGCGGGGCACGATGAGCGTGATTCTACGACGTTGCAGCAACCAACCAAAGATTATGCAGCTACCCTCAATGGCAAGATTAAACCTGGCATGCGCATTGGGATTATAGAAAATGCTCTGTATGCCGAGGGCGTAGATGCGCAAGTGGTGAGTGCTATCGAGCAAGCGGTTAAAGAACTTGAACGTCTAGGTGCGACAATAAAACGAATTACATTGCCAGTGCTTGATTATAGCGCGGCTGTTTACTTCATTTTAAGCAGAGCGGAAGCGGCTTCCAATCTTTCACGTTTTGATGGTGTTCGCTATGGATTACGCGTCCAAAAAACTAATCTTGAGCAAATGTATGCACAAACGCGTGAGCAAGGTTTTGGTAAGGAAGTAAAAGCGCGTATCATGATTGGAAATTACGTGCTTTCTGTAGGTCACGCAGGTGAATTTTATGTGAATGCAAAAAAAGTGCAAGGATTGATGCGAAATGCTTTCAATCAAGCATTTGAAGGTGTTGATCTTCTTGTAGCTCCTACCCATCCGGCACCAGCATTCAAATTTGGTGCATTTGATGAGAATAAATTGCAAATGGATTTGCAGGATTATTTTACCTGCGCAATGAATATTACCGGTATTCCTGCAATATCTATTCCGTGCGGCATGAGCAGCGAAAATCTACCGATCGGTTTTCAACTTATCGCTCCGCATAATGGTGAAGAACTTATGCTTCAAACAGCGCATGCATTTGAAAAAGCAACGCCGTGGCACAAAAAACATCCACAAGGATTTGGTGCATAA
- a CDS encoding RNA-binding protein: MNIYVGNVARTVTEEMLKNLFSQFGEVSSVKLIKDKFTGAARGFAFVEMPSAEESQQAIEQLNGHSLEGQQLRVNEARPMEQRPRRFDNRGGGTGAGGSRSGGFGGRPRSSYSNGGGNGGGWNR; encoded by the coding sequence ATGAATATTTATGTTGGAAATGTTGCCCGTACGGTAACTGAAGAAATGTTGAAAAACTTGTTCTCTCAATTTGGTGAAGTATCTTCTGTTAAATTGATTAAAGACAAGTTCACTGGTGCAGCTCGTGGTTTCGCTTTCGTTGAAATGCCTTCAGCTGAAGAATCACAACAAGCTATTGAACAATTGAATGGCCATTCTCTAGAAGGCCAACAACTTCGCGTCAACGAAGCTCGTCCGATGGAACAACGCCCACGTCGTTTTGACAACCGTGGCGGTGGTACAGGAGCTGGTGGTAGCCGTAGTGGTGGCTTTGGTGGCCGTCCACGCTCTTCTTATTCAAACGGTGGCGGTAACGGCGGTGGCTGGAATCGCTAA
- a CDS encoding Asp-tRNA(Asn)/Glu-tRNA(Gln) amidotransferase subunit GatC, whose translation MTDITKEELIKLARISKLDLQESEIIPLMTHVQSILAYAKRVKDIANSGEFDHVQQINVLRADVVIRTDNELILSRAPEREGNFFVVPKIIESK comes from the coding sequence ATGACCGATATAACAAAAGAAGAATTAATCAAATTAGCCCGGATCTCAAAGCTCGATTTGCAAGAGAGTGAGATTATTCCGCTTATGACCCATGTACAATCAATATTGGCTTATGCCAAGCGCGTTAAAGATATCGCAAACTCTGGTGAATTTGACCATGTGCAGCAAATAAATGTGCTCCGTGCGGACGTAGTGATTCGCACCGATAATGAATTGATATTAAGCCGTGCTCCCGAGCGTGAAGGCAACTTCTTTGTTGTACCAAAAATTATTGAATCCAAGTAG
- a CDS encoding orotidine 5'-phosphate decarboxylase / HUMPS family protein produces MKLQIAFDMTDLEKAVSIATAVAPYASILEIGSLLLLKHGVKAVETFREVFPDKILLADAKIVDRGKHAVTLIAQAGADWITVMAGTTKDVIHSASTTAHEFNKSVMLDLLDSCSLGQSALEAKSIGVNALLFHRPYEQREEAFALADKWEMVRGNTNLPIFISGRITKDSIDKIKAINPDGLIIGKPITDAASPEDEAKFFFDAFNG; encoded by the coding sequence ATGAAATTACAGATTGCTTTTGATATGACCGATTTAGAAAAGGCGGTATCGATCGCAACTGCGGTAGCACCGTATGCGTCAATACTTGAAATAGGATCGTTATTACTACTCAAACATGGAGTAAAAGCGGTAGAAACATTTCGAGAAGTCTTTCCAGATAAAATTCTTCTGGCGGATGCAAAAATAGTTGATCGCGGCAAACACGCAGTTACTTTAATCGCTCAAGCGGGTGCTGATTGGATTACGGTAATGGCGGGAACAACAAAAGATGTTATTCACTCCGCCTCAACAACTGCTCATGAATTTAATAAATCGGTAATGCTTGATTTACTCGATTCATGTTCGCTGGGGCAATCGGCTCTTGAAGCAAAAAGCATAGGCGTTAACGCTTTACTTTTTCATCGGCCGTACGAACAGCGTGAAGAAGCTTTTGCATTAGCGGATAAATGGGAAATGGTTCGCGGCAATACAAATTTACCAATTTTCATCTCAGGAAGAATTACCAAAGATTCGATCGATAAAATAAAAGCTATCAATCCTGATGGCCTTATTATCGGAAAACCAATTACCGATGCAGCATCGCCAGAAGACGAAGCTAAATTCTTCTTCGATGCGTTTAATGGATAA
- a CDS encoding phosphatase PAP2 family protein, with translation MQLLIVCLFLFHFAFDVQANCVNKKKYTTPCFQVRGIPEFLKETVYLYRSLFTIDTVKVIVGTVPFYLSARMIDESFQTHFYDRSCHKNRRQFNCGFIEAVEKTAFAGSVLLSTFSLWAPDEHVRRTSRLFFVGVVTGLCFKDVVKCAKTNANLRPWNEHFSCKQRAHGGFPSGHMFEASYMMTVWGLEYGIRAWVPLGTFAALMFAVSVNANRHYLSQTIAGTSLGVIFGLATQKAIAYSANQSWSVDVTCNDRIALNVGYRF, from the coding sequence GTGCAGTTATTGATTGTATGTCTTTTTCTGTTTCATTTTGCATTTGATGTTCAGGCAAATTGTGTAAATAAAAAAAAATATACAACTCCTTGCTTTCAGGTGCGGGGTATTCCAGAATTTCTTAAAGAAACAGTTTATCTTTACCGTTCTCTTTTTACGATCGATACGGTAAAAGTTATTGTGGGCACTGTTCCCTTTTACCTTTCTGCGCGGATGATTGATGAATCATTCCAAACGCATTTTTATGATCGCAGCTGCCATAAAAATAGACGCCAATTTAATTGCGGGTTTATTGAAGCGGTAGAAAAAACTGCGTTTGCAGGTTCTGTTTTGTTATCGACATTTTCCCTTTGGGCGCCAGATGAACATGTGCGGCGCACCAGTCGACTTTTTTTCGTTGGTGTGGTTACCGGATTATGTTTTAAAGATGTTGTAAAATGTGCCAAAACTAATGCGAATTTGCGACCATGGAACGAACATTTTAGTTGTAAACAGCGTGCGCATGGCGGATTTCCATCGGGTCACATGTTTGAAGCTTCCTATATGATGACCGTCTGGGGATTAGAATATGGTATTCGTGCGTGGGTACCGCTTGGTACCTTTGCGGCGCTCATGTTTGCGGTAAGTGTAAACGCAAATCGTCATTATCTTTCGCAAACAATTGCAGGTACTTCTCTTGGAGTAATTTTTGGATTAGCAACACAAAAAGCGATAGCTTATAGTGCAAATCAATCATGGTCGGTGGACGTGACCTGCAATGATCGAATTGCGCTTAATGTCGGCTATCGCTTTTAG
- a CDS encoding MATE family efflux transporter gives MSKINEASPKKKLLKSYYDGIVDTESGGETYGTILKYFIPEFITSLLLYAIIPLIDARWIAGLKSTSLYATVGVTNTLIHFIVKAAEGFSVGTVIVAGQYNGLSEYKEVGRSLSAAFWVTAIVGTFISAGLYAGAYWIYWLYGVPEKMIMLGIPFLRTRAIGIFFMFMFFAFIGFLRGIKKPRIPMQIFVVGAITFLFFDYVLINGVWGFPALGLQGSAIASVIQYGVMLFLAITYVVINPENRKYGISLLRDISSFDRMGDIIKLSWPVVLDKTLFAAAYIWLGFLINPMGKYAIASYSVIKDLERLAIQPAAAFAQVITYLTSNAYSVHHWNAIKVNIKKVIFLSSVFVFSILILFTYRPEFFISIFDPKKKFTEFASAVFPLMSMLVLFDVVQLILSAALRGAANVRIVMWARMGTFLLYFIPVSYLFSHVTVLSPMVKFFCIYGSFYLGNAVMSLIYIWRLRGEDWKKESIH, from the coding sequence ATGTCCAAAATAAACGAAGCTAGCCCGAAAAAAAAGTTATTGAAAAGTTATTACGATGGCATCGTGGATACTGAAAGTGGCGGCGAAACTTACGGCACTATTTTAAAATATTTCATTCCAGAATTTATCACTTCGCTTTTGTTGTACGCCATAATTCCCCTCATCGATGCGCGATGGATAGCTGGCCTTAAATCCACCTCGTTGTACGCTACCGTTGGCGTTACGAACACGCTCATACATTTTATTGTTAAAGCTGCAGAAGGCTTTTCGGTCGGTACCGTTATTGTTGCAGGGCAATACAATGGTTTAAGCGAATATAAAGAGGTGGGCAGATCGCTCTCTGCTGCTTTTTGGGTAACCGCTATCGTGGGTACTTTTATTTCGGCTGGGTTGTATGCAGGCGCTTATTGGATTTACTGGCTTTATGGTGTTCCTGAAAAAATGATTATGCTCGGTATTCCGTTTTTGAGAACTCGCGCCATCGGCATATTTTTTATGTTTATGTTTTTTGCATTTATTGGTTTTTTGCGCGGAATAAAAAAGCCACGCATTCCTATGCAAATATTTGTGGTGGGCGCTATTACATTTCTTTTCTTCGATTATGTTCTTATCAATGGGGTCTGGGGATTTCCTGCGTTAGGTTTGCAGGGGTCTGCAATCGCCTCAGTAATTCAATATGGTGTGATGCTTTTCTTGGCGATTACGTATGTCGTGATAAATCCTGAAAATCGGAAATATGGCATATCGTTGTTAAGAGATATTTCTAGCTTTGATCGGATGGGCGATATTATCAAACTCAGTTGGCCGGTGGTTCTAGATAAAACACTTTTTGCTGCGGCCTATATTTGGCTTGGTTTTTTGATTAATCCTATGGGCAAATATGCTATTGCGAGTTATAGCGTTATCAAAGATTTGGAGCGTTTAGCAATTCAGCCGGCCGCCGCTTTTGCGCAAGTAATTACCTATTTGACGAGTAACGCGTACAGTGTTCATCATTGGAATGCGATTAAGGTAAATATAAAAAAAGTTATTTTCTTATCGTCGGTTTTCGTTTTTTCCATTTTAATTCTTTTTACTTATAGACCTGAATTTTTCATATCTATTTTTGACCCAAAAAAGAAGTTTACCGAATTTGCATCTGCGGTTTTCCCGCTCATGAGCATGCTCGTTCTTTTCGATGTTGTTCAGCTCATTCTTTCTGCTGCGTTGCGCGGTGCAGCAAACGTGCGCATTGTTATGTGGGCTCGTATGGGGACCTTTTTGCTTTATTTTATTCCTGTTTCGTATCTTTTCTCTCACGTTACTGTGTTGAGTCCGATGGTAAAATTTTTCTGCATTTACGGTTCATTTTATTTGGGCAATGCTGTCATGAGCCTTATCTATATCTGGCGCTTAAGAGGCGAAGATTGGAAAAAAGAATCAATTCACTAA
- the prs gene encoding ribose-phosphate diphosphokinase, with amino-acid sequence MKVFFTRCVSHLAHDSGGEIGIVLLDHYSDGELRVHIQDEVQGKEVWLIGATPPPAENLLEVCLILDALCAAGAKVNLLITYFGYARQDTIKKGEPFSVAVLSRFFDQFPLKSFWVLHMHNPKFQEAVRFESIINYVFFDQLAKQVDVIVAPDKGAIQLATTIAKRNKKETLFMDKQRPEIDEVVLDFGGDVNGKKLLIVDDMITTARTITQAAQLLKDAGADMISGAATHGIFSGDAFDLLEKSSLEKLYVTNSIAQHYQHSRIETISLIPFINKLVAI; translated from the coding sequence ATGAAAGTTTTTTTTACTCGTTGCGTGAGCCACTTGGCTCATGATAGCGGGGGAGAAATCGGCATAGTTTTATTGGATCATTATTCTGATGGTGAACTGCGTGTTCATATCCAGGATGAGGTGCAGGGTAAAGAGGTTTGGCTCATCGGCGCTACACCGCCACCCGCAGAAAATCTACTTGAAGTATGCCTGATTCTCGATGCACTTTGCGCAGCGGGCGCAAAAGTTAATCTTCTCATTACCTATTTTGGGTATGCGCGGCAGGATACTATCAAAAAAGGTGAACCTTTTAGTGTGGCGGTTCTTTCGCGTTTTTTTGATCAATTTCCACTCAAAAGTTTTTGGGTTTTGCACATGCACAATCCAAAGTTTCAGGAAGCCGTGCGGTTTGAATCGATAATTAATTATGTTTTTTTTGATCAATTAGCAAAGCAGGTAGATGTTATAGTTGCGCCGGATAAAGGAGCTATTCAGCTTGCGACGACAATTGCCAAGCGTAATAAAAAAGAAACTCTTTTTATGGACAAACAACGGCCAGAAATAGATGAAGTTGTGCTCGATTTTGGTGGCGATGTTAACGGGAAAAAACTGCTGATTGTTGACGATATGATTACGACTGCCCGCACTATAACTCAAGCGGCACAGCTGCTCAAGGACGCTGGCGCCGATATGATTAGCGGTGCGGCAACGCACGGTATATTTTCTGGTGATGCATTTGATCTGCTTGAAAAAAGCTCTCTAGAGAAATTATATGTAACAAATTCTATTGCACAGCATTATCAGCATTCCCGTATTGAAACTATTTCACTCATTCCATTTATTAATAAATTAGTTGCCATTTAG
- the pgsA gene encoding CDP-diacylglycerol--glycerol-3-phosphate 3-phosphatidyltransferase yields MIIHTSFPILLTLIRLIISPVVMPFLLVLVMPWNNLILNIMLALLFALFALTDFFDGYFARKYHLETQLGALLDPMADKFLLCGAIIGLVYVQKIFFLWALIFLVRELYVTGLRLIAAERAHTLAVSFSGKIKTTLQYLYLAVAIANVRSGSFYPVAHFDMIENTLMIAAVGMTLLSGYWYTKEFFVMTKGTLR; encoded by the coding sequence TTGATCATTCATACATCATTTCCCATTCTCTTAACCCTTATCCGACTCATTATTTCGCCGGTGGTGATGCCATTTTTATTAGTGCTCGTGATGCCTTGGAATAATTTAATTCTTAATATAATGCTCGCATTGCTCTTTGCACTTTTTGCGCTCACCGATTTTTTTGATGGATATTTTGCGCGTAAATATCACCTTGAAACACAACTAGGTGCATTGCTGGATCCAATGGCGGATAAATTTCTTTTATGCGGCGCGATTATTGGTTTAGTGTACGTGCAAAAAATATTTTTTCTGTGGGCACTTATTTTTCTGGTGCGAGAATTGTATGTGACCGGATTGCGCTTGATAGCTGCCGAAAGAGCGCATACGCTCGCTGTTTCTTTTTCAGGAAAAATTAAAACAACACTGCAATATCTTTATCTTGCAGTGGCAATTGCAAATGTGCGCTCGGGAAGTTTTTATCCAGTTGCCCACTTTGACATGATTGAAAACACACTCATGATAGCGGCTGTTGGCATGACGCTTCTTTCAGGCTATTGGTACACCAAAGAATTTTTTGTGATGACAAAAGGAACGTTGCGATGA
- the rsmG gene encoding 16S rRNA (guanine(527)-N(7))-methyltransferase RsmG: MINENILTSEGDNQLFQEFVKNEQLSELQAGQFKVYLRLLIEWNEKFNITALTSTSEIISFHFQDSLALDKCINLEEISMIADVGTGGGFPGIPLKIKYPHLAIQLIEVNQKKVQFLTMIAQKLGLTNMQTSDLDWRTFLRKTNYPIDLFVSRASLAPEELIRLFKGDSPYQKARMVYWASMHWHPSAKEAPLIEKEHSYKIDHKSRRLIFFKKTDVR, encoded by the coding sequence ATGATCAATGAGAATATTTTAACTTCCGAAGGCGATAACCAACTCTTTCAAGAGTTTGTAAAAAATGAGCAACTTTCTGAGCTCCAAGCTGGGCAATTTAAGGTGTATCTTCGCCTTTTAATAGAATGGAATGAAAAATTCAATATTACGGCCCTCACTTCGACCTCTGAAATTATTAGTTTTCATTTCCAGGATTCATTAGCGTTGGATAAATGTATTAATTTAGAAGAAATTTCGATGATTGCGGACGTTGGAACCGGCGGCGGATTTCCCGGCATTCCGCTTAAAATTAAATATCCGCATCTTGCGATTCAATTGATTGAAGTAAACCAAAAGAAGGTTCAGTTTCTGACGATGATAGCCCAAAAATTGGGGTTAACCAACATGCAGACGAGCGATCTTGATTGGCGCACCTTCTTGAGAAAAACCAATTATCCGATCGATCTTTTTGTCTCTCGTGCATCGCTGGCACCAGAAGAGTTGATTCGTTTATTTAAAGGGGACAGTCCGTATCAAAAAGCGCGAATGGTGTATTGGGCTTCGATGCATTGGCATCCGAGCGCTAAAGAAGCCCCTTTGATAGAAAAGGAACATTCATATAAGATCGATCATAAGTCTCGCAGATTAATTTTTTTCAAAAAAACAGATGTAAGATGA
- a CDS encoding glycerol-3-phosphate acyltransferase has protein sequence MNFSLMLMSIIGYVIGSWSPGELIARFHGLDITNRGSGGTGATNVARFLGAKYFVLIFLIDCFKSFGYLKLLQSAHYHADVQACAALALLLGNTFSVFLNFKGGKGIATGFGILLALAGSTLPILVGVWAIAFYITKTVGLASAAALAGLFFYALLLSFNAPQLAVVLGIIALIGLWRHIDNVRRYLYSA, from the coding sequence ATGAATTTTTCTCTCATGTTAATGAGTATAATTGGTTATGTTATTGGTTCGTGGTCACCCGGTGAACTCATAGCGCGTTTTCACGGGCTTGATATAACTAATCGAGGTTCGGGCGGAACTGGTGCAACAAACGTTGCACGATTTTTAGGCGCTAAATATTTTGTACTTATTTTTTTGATCGATTGTTTTAAGTCGTTTGGCTATCTTAAGCTCCTGCAATCTGCGCATTACCATGCAGATGTGCAAGCGTGCGCAGCTCTTGCGCTTTTATTAGGAAACACGTTTTCTGTATTTCTGAATTTTAAAGGCGGAAAAGGAATTGCAACCGGCTTTGGTATTCTACTTGCGCTTGCGGGCTCTACGCTGCCTATTCTTGTTGGCGTATGGGCAATTGCTTTTTATATTACAAAAACGGTTGGCCTTGCATCAGCCGCTGCGCTTGCCGGATTGTTTTTCTATGCGCTCTTATTATCATTTAATGCGCCTCAATTAGCGGTGGTTTTAGGAATAATTGCTCTGATTGGTTTATGGCGCCATATTGATAATGTGCGGCGGTATTTGTATAGTGCATAA
- a CDS encoding ATP-dependent DNA ligase, which translates to MHFVAVAQQFQQLEVTSSRTEMTKILADIFKHATPAEISILSNLSLGMLRPPYKGTQFNFAEKNLFGVIAQLIEKTEKEVAAEAKRLGDVGLVVTEYGKWKPEKELTVTHVYESLCAFEHMSGKGSQEEKAAHAVALLKQVSPLEAKFIIRIILGTLRLGFSDMTIIDAYSWMTTGDKSLHKDIEEAYNTCVDIGLIGQKLKADGVEAVRKMKIEVGIPVRPAAAERMPTAKDIYEKLGDCIAQPKLDGFRLQIHIDKRGKEPRVEFFSRNLIDMSHMFPDLVKAFSQLPVETMICEGEAISFDPNTGIFLPFQETVKRKRKHGIEEAITDYPLRIYLFDLLYLNGKDVLADTHEQRRTKLLGVLKNKDDVIFAIDEKKINSTKELETYFLHNIEQGLEGLVVKRPDAIYQPGKRNFNWIKLKKHTQGHLEDTIDCVILGYYAGSGKRAHFGVGAFLVGIYNKDIDGYQTVAKIGTGMTDDEWKDLKHKCDKIKVHDKPKNVHCAKELFPDVWVNPEIVCAVLADEITESPLHTAAKTEHHLGYALRFPRFMGYRPDKKAEDATSVNEIKRLYEDQFGKK; encoded by the coding sequence ATGCATTTCGTCGCCGTTGCTCAGCAGTTTCAGCAACTAGAAGTTACCAGTTCGCGCACTGAAATGACAAAAATTCTGGCCGATATTTTCAAGCATGCAACGCCCGCCGAAATCTCCATTCTAAGCAATCTTTCTCTTGGTATGCTTCGCCCACCGTATAAAGGTACACAATTTAATTTCGCAGAAAAAAATCTTTTTGGCGTTATTGCACAATTGATCGAAAAAACTGAAAAAGAGGTTGCAGCCGAAGCAAAAAGATTAGGGGACGTCGGATTAGTAGTGACCGAATATGGAAAATGGAAGCCAGAAAAAGAACTGACCGTGACGCACGTATACGAAAGTTTATGCGCATTTGAGCACATGAGCGGAAAAGGTTCGCAAGAAGAAAAAGCGGCCCATGCAGTTGCATTGCTCAAACAAGTCTCTCCGCTGGAAGCAAAATTTATTATTCGCATTATTTTAGGAACGCTCCGGCTCGGCTTTTCAGATATGACCATCATTGACGCTTATTCGTGGATGACAACGGGCGACAAATCGCTCCATAAAGATATTGAAGAAGCATACAACACGTGCGTTGATATAGGTTTAATCGGGCAAAAGCTGAAAGCTGATGGCGTTGAAGCGGTCCGCAAAATGAAAATTGAAGTGGGAATTCCAGTGCGACCAGCTGCAGCAGAACGTATGCCAACAGCAAAAGATATTTATGAAAAGCTTGGCGATTGCATTGCGCAACCGAAATTAGATGGCTTTCGCTTGCAGATTCACATCGATAAGCGTGGCAAAGAACCGCGCGTGGAATTTTTCTCGCGCAACTTAATCGATATGAGCCACATGTTTCCCGATCTGGTTAAAGCATTTAGTCAGCTGCCGGTTGAAACGATGATTTGCGAAGGTGAAGCGATTTCATTTGATCCCAATACCGGGATCTTTTTACCATTCCAAGAAACGGTAAAAAGAAAACGAAAACATGGCATTGAAGAAGCGATCACCGATTATCCATTGCGTATTTATCTTTTCGATTTGCTTTATTTAAACGGCAAAGACGTTCTTGCAGATACGCATGAACAACGGCGCACGAAACTTTTAGGCGTTTTGAAAAATAAAGACGATGTAATCTTTGCGATTGATGAAAAAAAGATCAATTCTACGAAAGAACTCGAAACCTATTTTTTGCACAATATCGAGCAAGGGCTTGAAGGGCTCGTCGTAAAACGCCCCGATGCGATTTATCAGCCAGGAAAACGTAATTTTAACTGGATAAAACTGAAAAAGCACACGCAAGGCCATCTTGAAGACACGATCGATTGCGTCATTTTGGGATACTATGCCGGATCAGGAAAACGCGCCCATTTTGGCGTCGGTGCCTTTTTAGTTGGCATTTATAACAAAGATATTGATGGCTATCAAACGGTTGCAAAAATTGGCACTGGTATGACCGATGATGAATGGAAAGATCTTAAACATAAATGTGATAAGATCAAAGTTCACGATAAACCAAAAAACGTGCATTGTGCAAAAGAGTTGTTTCCTGATGTATGGGTGAATCCAGAAATTGTGTGCGCTGTGCTCGCAGACGAAATCACTGAATCGCCACTGCATACCGCAGCAAAAACTGAACATCATTTAGGATATGCATTGCGCTTTCCGCGCTTTATGGGCTATCGCCCCGATAAAAAAGCGGAAGATGCGACATCGGTTAATGAAATTAAGCGTCTATACGAAGATCAGTTTGGGAAAAAATAG